ATGCCGGACGCGTTCTGCAAAGTTTCCGTTTCTTTTTTGTTGAGCGGGCGATCTCCGCCGATTTGCAGCCGCAATATATATTCCAACAGCTCGCCGATAGACTTCAATTCGGTCAAATGCTTTTCGCCAACCGCAAGCACCAGGCGTTCATGCGTATAATCCGCCGCATATGCCGCCTGCCTTAACACATCCAGTTGCCTGGTCGTCGCGATCGTTCCCGTCTCGCTCAAATAACCGTTCAGCACTTCCATCTGGAATAACGCCACCTGGTACAAAAGCCGCCGCGGATCCGCGTTCGCCTGATGATCGTCCCGCAAAAGCGCCGCCAATTGGTAAACCATGAATGCGGTC
This region of Bacilli bacterium genomic DNA includes:
- a CDS encoding S-adenosylmethionine decarboxylase translates to MAYRKKRISMTAVIAFILTAFMVYQLAALLRDDHQANADPRRLLYQVALFQMEVLNGYLSETGTIATTRQLDVLRQAAYAADYTHERLVLAVGEKHLTELKSIGELLEYILRLQIGGDRPLNKKETETLQNASGIFSQMFEVYGALFSSGGGIYSSQNEKLKLLDTALYEALRPSRIE